In Rhodamnia argentea isolate NSW1041297 chromosome 4, ASM2092103v1, whole genome shotgun sequence, the following proteins share a genomic window:
- the LOC115750817 gene encoding replication protein A 32 kDa subunit B isoform X1, translating to MAMFGSQFDGAAAFSGGGFMPSQSTTQFADPSSVSPAKSRDTQSLLPVTVKQINNALVSHDEKINVLIDGVDVTNVTLLGIVYNKAERVTDVTFSLDDGTGRIDCNRWINEPLDTNEMEGILYTGVFYRASLSVRLLTLLLCFLFGSQFHIACTIGSCRNGHGRFCCKIILDGMYVRVHGHLKSFQGKRQLNAFSIRPVTDYNEIASHFIECVYVHVYNTRLQKPQVGASVQPQMTNPIMSNSMKPHPAPPPNQHTLDGFSQNVQLVMDCFNRPENLRSDRGVHVNDIAQQLGLPVDKIREAIRYLEEEGLVYSTVNDNHYKSTTNA from the exons ATGGCCATGTTCGGAAGCCAATTCGACGGCGCCGCCGCTTTCTCCGGCGGTGGTTTCATGCCCTCTCAGTCCACTACGCAGTTCGCCGATCCCTCTTCCGTCTCTCCTGCCAAA AGTCGTGACACCCAGTCTTTGCTTCCTGTGACAGTGAAGCAGATAAACAATGCCTTGGTATCACATGACGAAAAAATCAATGTCCTTATTGATGGTGTTGACGTGACTAAT GTGACTCTGTTGGGTATCGTCTACAATAAAGCTGAAAGAGTTACTGATGTTACTTTTTCCCTTGACGACGGGACAGGGCGGATTGACTGTAATAGATG GATCAATGAACCTTTAGATACCAATGAGATGGAAGGAATCCT ATATACTGGAGTGTTTTACAGAGCGAGTCTATCAGTGAGGCTGCTTACTTTACTTCTCTGCTTTCTCTTTGGAAGCCAATTTCATATTGCATGCACGATTGGTTCCTGTAGAAATGGTCATGGCAGATTCTGCTGCAAAATTATCCT GGATGGGATGTATGTCCGGGTTCACGGACACTTGAAGAGCTTTCAAGGCAAAAGACAGCTCAATGCTTTCTCTATTAG gCCTGTGACTGATTATAATGAGATTGCAAGTCACTTTATTGAGTGTGTCTATGTGCATGTATATAACACCAGGCTACAG AAACCTCAGGTTGGTGCCAGTGTGCAGCCTCAGATGACAAATCCAATTATGAGCAACTCCATGAAGCCACATCCAGCACCCCCACCAAATCAG CATACCCTCGATGGATTCAGTCAGAATGTCCAATTGGTTATGGATTGCTTTAATCGGCCTGAAAACCT GAGATCGGATAGGGGTGTACACGTCAATGATATTGCTCAGCAATTGGGTCTTCCAGTGGATAAgatcag GGAAGCTATCCGCTATTTGGAAGAGGAAGGTTTGGTTTACTCGACAGTTAACGACAACCACTACAAATCTACTACCAATGCGTGA
- the LOC115750817 gene encoding replication protein A 32 kDa subunit B isoform X2 — translation MAMFGSQFDGAAAFSGGGFMPSQSTTQFADPSSVSPAKSRDTQSLLPVTVKQINNALVSHDEKINVLIDGVDVTNVTLLGIVYNKAERVTDVTFSLDDGTGRIDCNRWINEPLDTNEMEGILYTGVFYRASLSVRLLTLLLCFLFGSQFHIACTFCCKIILDGMYVRVHGHLKSFQGKRQLNAFSIRPVTDYNEIASHFIECVYVHVYNTRLQKPQVGASVQPQMTNPIMSNSMKPHPAPPPNQHTLDGFSQNVQLVMDCFNRPENLRSDRGVHVNDIAQQLGLPVDKIREAIRYLEEEGLVYSTVNDNHYKSTTNA, via the exons ATGGCCATGTTCGGAAGCCAATTCGACGGCGCCGCCGCTTTCTCCGGCGGTGGTTTCATGCCCTCTCAGTCCACTACGCAGTTCGCCGATCCCTCTTCCGTCTCTCCTGCCAAA AGTCGTGACACCCAGTCTTTGCTTCCTGTGACAGTGAAGCAGATAAACAATGCCTTGGTATCACATGACGAAAAAATCAATGTCCTTATTGATGGTGTTGACGTGACTAAT GTGACTCTGTTGGGTATCGTCTACAATAAAGCTGAAAGAGTTACTGATGTTACTTTTTCCCTTGACGACGGGACAGGGCGGATTGACTGTAATAGATG GATCAATGAACCTTTAGATACCAATGAGATGGAAGGAATCCT ATATACTGGAGTGTTTTACAGAGCGAGTCTATCAGTGAGGCTGCTTACTTTACTTCTCTGCTTTCTCTTTGGAAGCCAATTTCATATTGCATGCAC ATTCTGCTGCAAAATTATCCT GGATGGGATGTATGTCCGGGTTCACGGACACTTGAAGAGCTTTCAAGGCAAAAGACAGCTCAATGCTTTCTCTATTAG gCCTGTGACTGATTATAATGAGATTGCAAGTCACTTTATTGAGTGTGTCTATGTGCATGTATATAACACCAGGCTACAG AAACCTCAGGTTGGTGCCAGTGTGCAGCCTCAGATGACAAATCCAATTATGAGCAACTCCATGAAGCCACATCCAGCACCCCCACCAAATCAG CATACCCTCGATGGATTCAGTCAGAATGTCCAATTGGTTATGGATTGCTTTAATCGGCCTGAAAACCT GAGATCGGATAGGGGTGTACACGTCAATGATATTGCTCAGCAATTGGGTCTTCCAGTGGATAAgatcag GGAAGCTATCCGCTATTTGGAAGAGGAAGGTTTGGTTTACTCGACAGTTAACGACAACCACTACAAATCTACTACCAATGCGTGA
- the LOC115750817 gene encoding replication protein A 32 kDa subunit B isoform X3 gives MAMFGSQFDGAAAFSGGGFMPSQSTTQFADPSSVSPAKSRDTQSLLPVTVKQINNALVSHDEKINVLIDGVDVTNVTLLGIVYNKAERVTDVTFSLDDGTGRIDCNRWINEPLDTNEMEGILDGMYVRVHGHLKSFQGKRQLNAFSIRPVTDYNEIASHFIECVYVHVYNTRLQKPQVGASVQPQMTNPIMSNSMKPHPAPPPNQHTLDGFSQNVQLVMDCFNRPENLRSDRGVHVNDIAQQLGLPVDKIREAIRYLEEEGLVYSTVNDNHYKSTTNA, from the exons ATGGCCATGTTCGGAAGCCAATTCGACGGCGCCGCCGCTTTCTCCGGCGGTGGTTTCATGCCCTCTCAGTCCACTACGCAGTTCGCCGATCCCTCTTCCGTCTCTCCTGCCAAA AGTCGTGACACCCAGTCTTTGCTTCCTGTGACAGTGAAGCAGATAAACAATGCCTTGGTATCACATGACGAAAAAATCAATGTCCTTATTGATGGTGTTGACGTGACTAAT GTGACTCTGTTGGGTATCGTCTACAATAAAGCTGAAAGAGTTACTGATGTTACTTTTTCCCTTGACGACGGGACAGGGCGGATTGACTGTAATAGATG GATCAATGAACCTTTAGATACCAATGAGATGGAAGGAATCCT GGATGGGATGTATGTCCGGGTTCACGGACACTTGAAGAGCTTTCAAGGCAAAAGACAGCTCAATGCTTTCTCTATTAG gCCTGTGACTGATTATAATGAGATTGCAAGTCACTTTATTGAGTGTGTCTATGTGCATGTATATAACACCAGGCTACAG AAACCTCAGGTTGGTGCCAGTGTGCAGCCTCAGATGACAAATCCAATTATGAGCAACTCCATGAAGCCACATCCAGCACCCCCACCAAATCAG CATACCCTCGATGGATTCAGTCAGAATGTCCAATTGGTTATGGATTGCTTTAATCGGCCTGAAAACCT GAGATCGGATAGGGGTGTACACGTCAATGATATTGCTCAGCAATTGGGTCTTCCAGTGGATAAgatcag GGAAGCTATCCGCTATTTGGAAGAGGAAGGTTTGGTTTACTCGACAGTTAACGACAACCACTACAAATCTACTACCAATGCGTGA
- the LOC115750802 gene encoding uncharacterized protein LOC115750802, whose protein sequence is MASKKIRVRDEAAGSVPISARVLSRNSSAGYSSQVFYGRMPEGVPFEWEMQPGTPKNPPKEQDLPPLSPPPAVVSLGLPRPCIGGEDRPREPTRWSKLKFWKKVKIHKRSHHKGKAQKGPCDSRKAGADGTSPGHSKVEGLEFWSSDLDLAPSPRCSSASSLSTSLSFQNGANSAESLDHRPRSCAPWNLHALAVYFAKRI, encoded by the coding sequence ATGGCTTCCAAGAAAATTAGGGTTAGAGATGAAGCAGCTGGTTCAGTGCCAATCTCCGCAAGGGTCCTCTCGAGGAACTCTTCCGCTGGCTACTCCTCTCAAGTTTTCTATGGCCGGATGCCGGAGGGCGTCCCCTTCGAATGGGAGATGCAACCCGGGACGCCCAAGAACCCGCCCAAGGAGCAGGATCTCCCGCCGCTCAGCCCGCCCCCCGCGGTGGTGAGCTTGGGCCTTCCGAGGCCGTGCATCGGCGGCGAGGATCGGCCTAGAGAGCCGACAAGGTGGTCGAAGCTGAAGTTTTGGAAGAAGGTCAAGATCCATAAGCGGAGTCACCACAAGGGTAAGGCCCAAAAGGGACCATGCGACAGCAGGAAAGCCGGCGCGGACGGCACCAGTCCTGGCCACAGCAAGGTCGAGGGGCTCGAGTTTTGGAGCTCCGACCTTGACTTAGCGCCGTCGCCTCGCTGCTCCAGTGCTTCGTCTCTGTCGACGTCGCTGTCCTTCCAGAACGGTGCGAATTCGGCGGAGTCGCTGGATCACCGGCCGAGGAGCTGTGCTCCTTGGAATTTGCATGCGCTTGCGGTTTACTTTGCCAAGCGAATTTGA